From the Chitinivibrionales bacterium genome, one window contains:
- a CDS encoding fused MFS/spermidine synthase: MTATKTRTLLLLFFLSGFCNLVFEIVWTRMFGLVFGVTVFAISAVLASFMGGLAAGAFVFGRVVEKKGEPIFIFFWVHLGISISAMVFLAAFPAVKGLFLFINDIADLGFYGSRIIWFALALFLMIIPTTLMGATFPVAVKILARGETLGKDVGVLYSVNTAGSVIGCITAVFFLLGSVGMNGTIWIAAVLDCLVGLSTLTLRAAKRGAGNK, from the coding sequence ATGACCGCCACGAAAACACGAACCCTCCTTCTCCTTTTTTTTCTTTCCGGTTTCTGCAATCTTGTCTTTGAAATCGTTTGGACGAGGATGTTCGGCCTCGTGTTCGGCGTCACGGTTTTCGCGATAAGCGCGGTGCTGGCGTCGTTCATGGGGGGACTTGCCGCCGGCGCGTTTGTCTTCGGCAGGGTGGTGGAGAAAAAGGGCGAGCCTATCTTCATTTTTTTCTGGGTTCATCTTGGAATATCAATCAGCGCTATGGTATTTCTCGCGGCGTTTCCCGCCGTGAAGGGACTTTTCCTTTTTATCAACGACATCGCCGACCTTGGCTTTTACGGCTCGCGCATCATCTGGTTCGCGCTCGCCTTGTTCCTTATGATCATTCCGACCACGCTCATGGGAGCAACCTTTCCCGTGGCCGTGAAAATCCTGGCGCGGGGCGAGACGTTGGGAAAAGACGTCGGCGTTTTGTACTCGGTAAATACCGCTGGAAGCGTTATTGGATGCATCACCGCAGTGTTTTTCCTGCTTGGTTCCGTGGGGATGAACGGCACGATCTGGATTGCCGCGGTGCTGGATTGTTTGGTCGGGCTTTCGACCTTGACGCTGAGGGCGGCTAAACGCGGCGCGGGCAACAAATGA